The following are from one region of the Gammaproteobacteria bacterium genome:
- a CDS encoding IS4 family transposase, with protein sequence MPLPKLMSFVLSLAASGAEQGMAMLFEQFAERACDQGAWPRADAVHASALTKARAKLSWCVFDTLLKQTAALAQTLFPAADCYQWKGMSVYAIDGSKYQLPASVAIRAHFDPDSGLHPDNPGRGHYPMALVSTAYDVFRQLPVARAVVSIADADERIQAQALLPHIPPGGVLVFDQGYPSYDMLLKCQQSYDGYFLFRCPAKNSFSAVEAFIRGGKSSAMLELTPTLRVRAIRLRSPDGNLSVLLTNLIDPKTFSRQSIVKLYLRRWKIEDHYRAEKRDCKIECFHSRSVNGVKQELFAAAITMVMAQTLKAIAAPPRVTNKCIVFAQSKNAVAAFAQKLYVLTTACRHSAIALLERLAASFARHRYYQPKTSKPGQPRVSKTPQNKWRNAKQKRMGKA encoded by the coding sequence CTGCCCTTGCCCAAGCTGATGTCGTTTGTCTTGTCGCTGGCCGCCTCGGGCGCTGAGCAGGGCATGGCGATGCTATTTGAACAGTTCGCGGAGCGCGCCTGCGATCAAGGTGCATGGCCACGGGCGGACGCCGTTCATGCCTCGGCGTTGACCAAGGCCCGCGCTAAGCTTTCGTGGTGCGTATTCGACACCTTGCTCAAGCAAACCGCCGCGTTGGCGCAAACATTGTTCCCCGCCGCAGACTGTTACCAATGGAAAGGCATGAGCGTGTACGCCATTGACGGCTCCAAATATCAGCTGCCCGCGAGTGTAGCTATTCGTGCGCATTTTGACCCTGATAGCGGCCTGCATCCCGACAATCCAGGGCGCGGCCACTATCCGATGGCGTTGGTGTCCACCGCGTATGATGTGTTTCGGCAGCTGCCGGTCGCACGCGCGGTGGTGTCCATTGCCGACGCCGATGAGCGTATTCAAGCACAAGCGCTGCTGCCGCACATACCGCCCGGCGGGGTGCTCGTCTTCGACCAGGGTTACCCCAGTTACGACATGCTGCTGAAGTGCCAGCAATCCTATGACGGCTATTTTTTGTTTCGCTGCCCCGCCAAAAATTCTTTCTCGGCTGTTGAGGCGTTCATCCGCGGCGGGAAGTCATCGGCGATGCTCGAGTTGACTCCCACCTTGCGCGTGCGCGCGATCCGGCTGCGCTCGCCCGACGGCAATCTCTCGGTCTTGCTGACCAATCTCATCGACCCAAAAACGTTTTCGCGCCAATCCATCGTCAAACTCTACCTGCGCCGCTGGAAGATCGAAGATCACTACCGCGCCGAAAAGCGCGATTGCAAAATCGAATGTTTTCACTCGCGCAGTGTTAACGGCGTCAAGCAAGAGCTGTTCGCCGCCGCCATTACGATGGTGATGGCGCAAACGCTCAAGGCCATCGCCGCCCCGCCGCGCGTCACCAATAAATGCATTGTCTTCGCACAGTCTAAAAACGCTGTCGCCGCCTTCGCGCAGAAACTCTATGTTCTCACCACCGCATGCCGGCATAGCGCCATAGCGTTGCTGGAGCGACTCGCCGCATCGTTCGCTCGACACCGTTATTACCAACCCAAGACCTCGAAACCTGGGCAGCCGCGCGTGTCAAAAACACCTCAGAATAAATGGCGCAACGCCAAGCAAAAACGGATGGGGAAGGCTTAA
- a CDS encoding valine--pyruvate transaminase, with protein sequence MQPHLSLIGQKMSQLSGVRAIMKDIVETLQSEPGKWTNLSAGNPLILPEVETMWREYTQKLLAGPDFGEVVGRYGASQGYMPLIDAVVDWFNTHYHWGITRRNVLITPGSQALYFYAANCFGGYDAEGRLRKIVLPLSPDYTGYGGVTLTTESLHAYKPTIDIVAPHRFKYRPDFDQLRIDETTGAVLFSRPGNPTGNVLTDTEVQRIVDMAAGHNVPVLIDSAYALPFPNLVFTEMTPVFGENVLHCMSLSKVGLPGERVGIAIGDERNIHALECFQANAAIHSSRYGQALAAQAINSGELARLSETVIKPHYQHKAEILTAALDREMPDDVPWYLHKAEGAIFAWLWLNDLPISDKQLYQEIKKEHVIVVPGASFFPGLNEDWPHKEQCLRISLTATEEELQAGAMAIARVVKRVYGG encoded by the coding sequence GTGCAACCCCATCTTAGCCTAATCGGGCAGAAAATGTCCCAGCTCAGCGGCGTCCGCGCCATCATGAAGGATATCGTCGAAACCCTCCAGTCGGAACCCGGCAAGTGGACTAACCTCAGCGCAGGCAACCCGCTGATACTGCCGGAAGTGGAGACCATGTGGCGTGAATATACCCAAAAGCTGCTGGCGGGACCGGATTTCGGCGAGGTAGTGGGGCGATACGGGGCAAGCCAGGGTTATATGCCGCTGATCGACGCGGTGGTGGACTGGTTCAATACCCACTACCATTGGGGCATCACACGCCGCAATGTGTTGATCACTCCCGGCAGCCAGGCGCTGTATTTCTATGCGGCGAATTGTTTCGGCGGTTATGATGCCGAAGGTCGGTTGCGCAAGATCGTATTACCCCTAAGCCCCGATTACACCGGCTATGGCGGGGTGACGCTCACCACCGAATCACTGCACGCCTACAAGCCCACCATCGACATTGTGGCGCCACACCGCTTCAAGTATCGCCCTGACTTCGATCAACTGCGCATCGACGAAACCACGGGTGCGGTGCTATTTTCACGCCCCGGGAACCCCACCGGCAACGTTCTGACGGATACCGAGGTGCAACGGATAGTGGATATGGCTGCGGGACACAATGTACCGGTGCTGATTGATTCGGCCTATGCCCTGCCCTTTCCCAATTTGGTGTTCACGGAGATGACGCCGGTGTTCGGCGAGAATGTACTTCATTGCATGAGCTTGTCCAAGGTGGGTTTGCCTGGCGAACGCGTGGGCATAGCCATTGGTGATGAGCGCAACATCCATGCGCTGGAATGCTTCCAGGCAAACGCGGCCATCCATTCCTCGCGTTACGGGCAGGCACTGGCGGCACAAGCCATCAATTCAGGCGAACTGGCGCGCCTGTCAGAAACCGTCATCAAACCTCACTACCAGCACAAGGCCGAGATCCTCACCGCTGCGCTAGACCGCGAAATGCCGGATGATGTGCCGTGGTATCTGCACAAGGCGGAAGGGGCGATCTTCGCCTGGCTGTGGCTGAATGATCTGCCCATCAGCGACAAGCAGTTGTACCAGGAAATCAAGAAGGAACACGTCATCGTCGTACCGGGGGCATCGTTCTTCCCTGGGCTCAATGAAGACTGGCCGCATAAGGAACAGTGCCTGCGCATCAGCCTCACTGCCACGGAGGAAGAGCTGCAAGCAGGCGCGATGGCGATTGCGCGGGTGGTGAAGCGGGTGTACGGCGGCTGA